A stretch of the Chitinophagaceae bacterium genome encodes the following:
- a CDS encoding flippase-like domain-containing protein — MKQKLFSAIRIILFAAIGGFLFWLVIRNQNLEEIKLKLESANWWWPMLALVFGLFSNIFRSLRWNMLIYPLGYQPKLTNTFGSLMVGYMANLAIPRMGEVTRSAMLSNYEKIPMNKIFGTVVIERIIDVLTIFLLLFFILLLEFEKMSSMASLYVFGPIGEKVGILFSQGLVFYLLITAVFAAVLFASWFYIVRIKRSKYYLRLKDMLRGFIDGIKAIGNLKNRNLFLVYTFLIWFMYFLMSYVCFYSFAATSSLGWIAALAVMVFGAFGWAAPVQGGFGTFHVIVTQTLLLYGIANNDGLAFAILNHATQVFGMLTFGLLALIVLPVINRKTPAS, encoded by the coding sequence GTGAAACAGAAATTATTCTCCGCAATCCGCATCATTCTCTTCGCAGCTATTGGCGGATTTTTATTTTGGCTGGTCATCCGCAACCAAAACCTGGAAGAAATAAAACTGAAACTGGAAAGTGCCAACTGGTGGTGGCCCATGCTTGCGCTCGTGTTTGGACTATTCAGCAACATCTTTCGCTCTTTACGATGGAACATGCTGATTTATCCATTAGGTTACCAACCAAAACTGACTAACACTTTTGGTTCATTAATGGTAGGTTATATGGCCAATCTTGCTATTCCAAGAATGGGAGAAGTGACACGCAGCGCCATGCTTAGTAATTATGAAAAGATTCCGATGAATAAAATTTTTGGAACTGTAGTGATCGAACGTATCATTGATGTGCTTACGATTTTCCTGTTGCTGTTTTTTATTCTTCTGTTGGAATTTGAAAAAATGAGTAGCATGGCTTCCCTCTATGTTTTCGGGCCGATTGGTGAAAAGGTCGGCATTTTATTTTCGCAGGGACTCGTGTTTTACCTTTTGATCACAGCCGTTTTTGCAGCAGTGTTGTTTGCTTCCTGGTTTTATATTGTTCGGATCAAACGTTCAAAATATTACCTTAGACTAAAAGATATGCTGCGTGGGTTTATAGATGGGATCAAAGCCATTGGTAATTTAAAGAACCGCAACCTGTTTTTAGTCTACACTTTCCTGATCTGGTTTATGTATTTCCTGATGTCGTATGTGTGCTTCTACAGTTTTGCTGCTACATCCTCACTCGGATGGATCGCTGCATTGGCGGTGATGGTGTTTGGCGCTTTCGGATGGGCAGCACCGGTGCAAGGCGGATTCGGAACTTTTCATGTAATTGTTACGCAAACACTTTTGTTATACGGCATTGCAAACAATGACGGACTTGCATTTGCCATTCTCAACCATGCCACTCAGGTATTTGGTATGCTCACTTTTGGTTTGCTTGCATTGATTGTTCTTCCAGTTATCAATCGTAAAACTCCCGCATCATGA
- a CDS encoding TetR/AcrR family transcriptional regulator: MARLTKTDWIRRGIKVLNDEGYAAIKIEHLCIKFGVTKGSFYHHFESISDYEEFLLKYWETETLGRIKEVVDSGQTPRERLNLMIKEVFSVSGKTELSLRAWALHNRTVKKYLDKMDSERIGVTRTLYLEVGVPNGKAGELAEFAYTAWLGIQCFYIGTSAQKEKTVRMINELLNAPVKGIEN; the protein is encoded by the coding sequence ATGGCAAGACTGACAAAAACAGACTGGATACGCAGAGGAATAAAAGTATTGAATGACGAAGGATATGCTGCGATAAAAATCGAACATCTATGCATCAAGTTCGGTGTAACCAAAGGTTCATTCTATCATCACTTTGAAAGCATTAGCGATTATGAAGAATTCCTTTTGAAATACTGGGAAACAGAAACCCTTGGCCGTATAAAAGAAGTGGTTGACTCCGGACAAACACCGAGAGAAAGACTGAACCTGATGATTAAAGAAGTGTTCAGTGTTTCAGGTAAAACAGAACTTTCATTGCGTGCCTGGGCACTGCACAACCGAACTGTAAAAAAATATCTTGATAAAATGGATAGTGAACGCATCGGCGTTACGCGTACTTTATACCTGGAAGTTGGAGTTCCTAACGGGAAAGCAGGTGAGCTTGCGGAGTTTGCGTATACCGCGTGGTTGGGTATTCAATGTTTCTATATCGGAACTTCTGCACAAAAAGAAAAAACGGTACGGATGATTAATGAGTTGCTGAATGCTCCGGTGAAGGGGATTGAGAATTAA
- a CDS encoding type II toxin-antitoxin system RelE/ParE family toxin, which yields MWRIRINDYRIIYLLADTIQIVEIRSIRHRKDTYSL from the coding sequence TTGTGGCGAATTCGCATCAATGATTACCGAATAATTTATCTTCTTGCTGATACTATTCAAATAGTGGAGATCAGGAGCATCCGTCACCGAAAAGATACCTATTCGCTCTAA
- a CDS encoding geranylgeranylglyceryl/heptaprenylglyceryl phosphate synthase produces MKNNNKVYASFLAAKKNRQKQLAVLIDPDKVTPESLVFTVEVATKAAVDYFFIGGSLLVNDTMGECIDVIKSCSDIPVVIFPGSPAQINDRADAILYLSLISGRNPELLIGQHVAAAPVLKNSGLEIISTGYILIDGGITTTVSYVSNTIPIPNHKDDIAMCTAMAGEMLGLKTIYLDAGSGALKTISESMIQLVSENIEVPLIAGGGIRSAEMAASICKAGADIVVVGNAIEKDPMLIFSIAHEVQSVVSSE; encoded by the coding sequence GTGAAGAACAATAATAAAGTTTACGCGAGTTTCCTGGCTGCAAAAAAAAACAGGCAGAAGCAATTGGCAGTACTGATTGATCCTGATAAGGTAACACCCGAGTCTTTGGTCTTTACTGTGGAAGTGGCTACCAAAGCAGCAGTTGATTATTTTTTTATTGGGGGAAGTCTGCTGGTAAATGACACGATGGGTGAATGTATTGACGTGATAAAGAGTTGCAGCGACATTCCGGTAGTAATATTTCCGGGCAGTCCTGCGCAGATAAATGACAGGGCAGATGCAATACTTTATCTTTCGCTGATCTCCGGACGCAATCCTGAATTATTAATTGGTCAGCATGTTGCTGCTGCGCCGGTCTTAAAGAATAGTGGACTTGAAATTATTTCTACGGGATACATTCTTATTGACGGTGGAATTACCACTACTGTTTCCTACGTGAGTAATACGATTCCGATTCCGAATCACAAAGACGACATTGCTATGTGCACCGCTATGGCTGGTGAAATGCTGGGATTGAAAACTATTTATCTTGATGCAGGCAGCGGAGCTTTGAAAACGATCAGTGAATCAATGATACAGTTGGTGAGCGAAAATATTGAAGTGCCTTTGATTGCAGGTGGTGGCATCAGATCAGCAGAAATGGCAGCAAGTATCTGCAAAGCAGGAGCTGATATTGTAGTTGTCGGGAATGCAATTGAAAAAGATCCGATGCTGATATTTTCGATAGCGCATGAGGTGCAGTCGGTAGTGAGTAGTGAGTAG
- a CDS encoding amidohydrolase, translated as MAQEKIFFNGNILTQDKSQSLATAFAVADGKIIGAGSDESILRIFNEHCERIDLQGATVLPGFNDAHIHIWKVGNLMTYMLDLRGVQSMDEMKQRLSDYAKQNPDLEWIQARGFNEVLFADKRMPNRFDLDGIISDRPVSVIRTCAHQLIVNTKALNVSGVTIQTPIPQGGEIKLLPDGNLAGHFTETAMGLVMNKVPSYGANHYRKMILAAQDEFLKVGITSATDPAVMPDLLEVYKSMDRNSELKIRVNAIPIIVPDGAAEPLPLPEKYQSDHLKVDTVKFFSDGGLSGKTAAMKKPYRNSEDYGVLRLTKDFFLPLAREAQEHGFRIATHAIGDAAIDLVLDVYEKIASLNKNNIRHRIEHLGLPSVENLELMHAMQVSAVMQPIFIYELGKNFRQYLSDTYLEEVYPARSVLNHKINLSFSTDAPVVKDFNPFTGLRSAVDRHDADGQPIAAHQKITVGEGIYAYTMGSAVANGDEQNRGSISPGKWADFIVLNKDVSKLSTDEISKCQAQQTYINGICQFLIPNS; from the coding sequence ATGGCGCAAGAAAAAATATTTTTCAATGGAAATATCCTGACGCAGGATAAATCACAATCGCTTGCTACTGCATTTGCAGTTGCTGACGGAAAAATTATTGGCGCCGGATCAGACGAGTCGATCTTGCGAATATTCAATGAACATTGTGAACGAATTGACCTGCAAGGCGCCACCGTGCTTCCCGGTTTTAACGATGCGCACATTCATATCTGGAAAGTCGGCAATTTGATGACGTACATGCTTGATCTGCGTGGTGTGCAAAGTATGGATGAAATGAAACAGCGGTTGTCAGATTATGCTAAGCAAAATCCTGATTTGGAATGGATTCAGGCACGTGGTTTTAATGAAGTTCTTTTTGCTGATAAGCGAATGCCCAACCGGTTTGATCTTGATGGTATAATCAGCGATCGTCCGGTGAGCGTGATAAGAACGTGTGCACACCAACTCATTGTCAATACAAAGGCCTTGAATGTATCAGGAGTAACGATACAAACACCTATTCCACAGGGCGGTGAAATAAAATTGTTACCTGATGGAAACCTGGCTGGTCACTTCACAGAAACAGCAATGGGATTAGTGATGAATAAAGTCCCATCCTATGGTGCTAATCACTATCGAAAAATGATACTTGCAGCACAGGATGAATTTTTGAAAGTTGGAATTACATCAGCAACGGATCCTGCGGTGATGCCTGATTTGCTGGAAGTGTATAAATCAATGGACCGAAACAGCGAATTAAAAATCCGTGTGAATGCGATTCCTATCATTGTACCCGACGGAGCTGCTGAGCCATTGCCGTTGCCGGAAAAATATCAATCAGATCATCTGAAAGTTGATACCGTGAAATTTTTTTCTGACGGTGGCCTGAGTGGAAAGACAGCTGCGATGAAGAAACCTTACCGTAATTCAGAAGATTACGGCGTGTTGCGATTGACTAAAGATTTTTTTCTGCCACTTGCCCGGGAAGCTCAGGAACACGGCTTTCGCATTGCAACACATGCAATAGGTGATGCCGCAATTGATTTGGTACTGGATGTTTATGAAAAAATTGCTTCACTCAACAAGAATAATATTCGTCATCGCATAGAACATCTTGGATTACCTTCTGTTGAAAATCTGGAACTAATGCATGCTATGCAAGTGAGTGCAGTGATGCAACCTATTTTTATTTATGAACTTGGAAAAAATTTCAGACAGTATTTATCTGATACATATCTTGAAGAAGTTTATCCGGCAAGATCTGTTTTGAATCATAAAATCAATTTATCTTTTTCAACAGACGCACCGGTTGTAAAAGATTTTAATCCATTCACCGGCCTGCGGTCAGCAGTGGACAGACATGATGCCGATGGTCAGCCAATTGCTGCGCATCAAAAAATTACTGTTGGGGAAGGTATCTATGCATACACGATGGGAAGCGCTGTCGCAAATGGCGATGAACAAAATCGTGGTAGCATTTCACCCGGAAAATGGGCAGACTTTATAGTGCTGAACAAAGATGTAAGCAAACTTTCAACGGATGAAATCTCCAAATGCCAGGCACAACAAACCTATATCAACGGCATCTGCCAATTCCTAATTCCTAATTCCTAA
- a CDS encoding T9SS type A sorting domain-containing protein, whose amino-acid sequence MNKILSHTIATLIFLFAGISFCFAQKEANTWYFGNYAGIDFNSGTAVSITNGLMSAFEGCATISDKNTGAILIYTNGSVVWNSNHQVMANGTGLTGNSSSAQAAVIVPDPGNSMQYYIFTAGEYYSGGSDGYRYSIVDLSQNGGLGAVTAVKNVLLYAPACEKLAVIKNTAGTGYWIATHEWNGNNFVCFELTASGISSGVVSAIGTAYSNYNPIGCMKFSTDGSRLATILSGLDQAEVYDFDASSGLISNAINLGAVTNNLPYVYGIAFSPNGKRLYVDEENNNGLFQFDLDAGTLADIIASKTVVGNATSSAMQTMQLGPDGKLYICRNGMSGLAVVNDPDISGLGCNFTDNGFILIAASCTYGLPGFTENVLSSEPLQQVNLSSSDTNICKKFCIDFFDQSLNNPTGWQWEFPGGIPSSSMEENPDNICYDVPGTYDVTLITTNANGNDTLLLEDYITVYPTPPFPVITQDLPLLTSSPAAAYQWQFNSEDIPGATNQSFTVTQSGFYTVIIYEEHGCQNSVTEYIILSGVDDLFAESGVSVYPNPSAGVFKILSASSLNINCSIQISNTLGDVLYFKKTDGTKTLEETVDLSTEPGGIYFLHITAGDYFLNRKLMVVH is encoded by the coding sequence ATGAATAAAATTTTATCACACACCATTGCGACTTTAATTTTCCTGTTCGCAGGCATTAGTTTTTGCTTCGCACAAAAGGAAGCGAATACCTGGTACTTCGGAAATTACGCCGGCATTGATTTTAACAGCGGCACAGCCGTTTCTATTACCAATGGTTTGATGTCAGCCTTTGAAGGGTGTGCCACCATCAGCGATAAAAATACCGGTGCAATCTTAATCTATACCAACGGTAGTGTTGTTTGGAATTCCAATCACCAGGTAATGGCGAATGGCACCGGACTCACCGGCAATTCATCGAGCGCACAGGCGGCTGTTATTGTGCCTGATCCGGGAAACAGTATGCAGTATTATATTTTTACGGCAGGAGAATATTACAGTGGTGGAAGTGATGGCTATCGTTACAGCATTGTTGATCTCAGCCAGAATGGTGGGTTGGGTGCTGTAACCGCTGTAAAAAATGTGCTCCTCTATGCACCTGCCTGTGAAAAATTAGCGGTGATCAAAAACACTGCCGGCACAGGTTACTGGATTGCCACGCATGAATGGAATGGAAACAATTTTGTCTGCTTTGAATTGACAGCATCGGGAATTTCGTCAGGTGTGGTTTCTGCTATCGGAACTGCTTACAGTAACTATAATCCCATCGGTTGCATGAAATTTTCGACAGACGGTTCACGGCTTGCAACCATATTATCCGGACTTGATCAGGCAGAAGTTTATGACTTCGACGCTTCCTCCGGGCTAATTTCCAATGCAATAAACCTTGGCGCAGTTACCAATAATTTGCCGTATGTATATGGTATTGCATTTTCGCCCAATGGAAAACGGTTATATGTGGATGAAGAAAATAATAACGGACTGTTTCAATTCGATCTGGATGCTGGTACGCTGGCCGATATTATAGCCAGCAAAACTGTGGTGGGCAATGCTACCTCTTCTGCCATGCAAACGATGCAGTTGGGTCCTGATGGAAAGTTATATATCTGCAGAAACGGAATGTCCGGCCTTGCAGTAGTTAACGATCCGGATATATCAGGCTTAGGTTGCAATTTTACCGACAATGGATTTATTCTTATTGCAGCCTCTTGTACTTACGGACTACCGGGCTTCACTGAAAATGTTTTGAGTAGCGAACCACTTCAACAGGTAAACCTGTCCTCCAGTGATACGAACATCTGTAAAAAATTCTGCATTGATTTTTTTGACCAGTCTTTGAATAATCCAACGGGCTGGCAGTGGGAGTTTCCGGGTGGTATTCCGTCTTCGTCAATGGAGGAAAATCCGGATAATATTTGTTATGATGTTCCGGGTACTTATGATGTTACACTTATTACTACTAATGCAAATGGTAACGACACGTTATTGCTTGAAGATTACATTACCGTGTATCCAACTCCTCCTTTTCCGGTAATTACACAAGACTTACCATTACTTACTTCCAGTCCTGCGGCGGCGTATCAATGGCAATTTAATTCAGAAGATATTCCTGGTGCCACCAATCAATCCTTTACTGTTACGCAAAGCGGTTTTTATACAGTAATAATATATGAAGAGCATGGATGCCAGAATTCAGTTACGGAATATATCATTTTAAGTGGTGTGGATGACCTATTCGCTGAATCAGGAGTTTCTGTTTATCCAAATCCTTCTGCAGGCGTCTTCAAGATTCTGAGCGCATCGTCGCTGAATATTAATTGCAGTATTCAGATTTCAAATACCCTCGGCGATGTACTCTATTTTAAGAAAACAGATGGAACAAAAACTTTGGAGGAAACGGTTGATCTTTCTACGGAACCCGGCGGCATTTACTTCCTTCACATTACAGCCGGTGACTATTTTCTTAACAGGAAATTAATGGTTGTTCACTAA
- a CDS encoding aspartate 1-decarboxylase, producing the protein MTIEVVKSKIHRVKVTEANIDYVGSITIDEDLMDACNLIENEKVQVVNVNNGERLETYVIKGARGSGIICLNGPAARKAVVGDIVIIISYGTIEFEAAKSFKPSIIFPNEKNLLAR; encoded by the coding sequence ATGACGATTGAAGTGGTTAAATCGAAAATTCACCGTGTAAAAGTTACGGAAGCAAACATCGACTATGTTGGCAGCATAACTATCGATGAAGACCTGATGGATGCCTGCAACCTGATTGAAAATGAGAAAGTGCAGGTAGTGAACGTCAACAATGGTGAACGCCTCGAAACATATGTGATCAAAGGAGCGCGTGGCTCCGGCATAATTTGTCTGAACGGACCTGCGGCAAGAAAAGCCGTCGTAGGTGACATCGTCATTATTATTTCTTACGGAACTATTGAATTTGAAGCAGCGAAATCATTCAAGCCTTCTATCATTTTTCCGAATGAAAAGAACTTATTAGCCCGTTAG
- the rsgA gene encoding ribosome small subunit-dependent GTPase A has translation MQGRVIKSTGSWYQVRMDDGSVLSCRIKGKLRLIDRRTTTPVNIGDLVMVSVEESDATIREVLPRRNYIIRQSTHNRTAEHIIAANIDQAFIMATIAMPRTSTGFIDRFLVTATAYHIPSIVLFNKIDLYDEKEMELVNYLKDVYSKIGFVTVCTSAEKNTGVEEVRELMKGKISLLAGHSGVGKSTLINKIDPMLDLRTAEVAVYNQKGKHTTTFAEMFELPFGGFIIDTPGIKEFGILDFEPSEVAQYFPEMEKVRHDCRFNNCMHINEPGCAVKAAVEEGVIPVSRYENYLSIMHELKTDERIYD, from the coding sequence TTGCAAGGTCGTGTCATCAAGTCTACAGGCAGTTGGTACCAGGTTCGTATGGACGATGGATCGGTATTGTCGTGCCGTATCAAGGGAAAACTGAGATTGATCGATCGCAGAACCACCACTCCGGTTAATATTGGTGACCTCGTGATGGTAAGTGTAGAAGAAAGTGATGCCACCATTCGTGAAGTGCTTCCACGCCGCAATTACATCATCAGGCAATCTACACATAATCGAACTGCTGAACACATCATTGCTGCCAATATCGATCAGGCTTTCATCATGGCAACCATTGCAATGCCACGCACTTCAACAGGATTTATAGACCGTTTTTTAGTGACCGCCACTGCGTATCACATTCCGTCCATCGTTCTTTTTAACAAGATTGATCTGTATGATGAAAAGGAAATGGAGCTGGTAAATTATTTAAAAGATGTTTATTCAAAAATCGGTTTTGTAACAGTATGTACTTCCGCAGAAAAAAATACAGGCGTTGAAGAAGTGCGTGAATTGATGAAAGGAAAAATTTCCTTGCTGGCAGGTCATTCAGGTGTTGGAAAATCCACGCTCATCAATAAAATTGATCCAATGCTGGATCTGCGAACGGCTGAAGTAGCTGTTTATAATCAGAAAGGAAAACACACCACCACGTTTGCTGAAATGTTTGAATTGCCTTTCGGTGGTTTCATTATTGATACACCCGGAATCAAAGAATTCGGCATTCTCGACTTCGAACCATCAGAGGTAGCGCAGTATTTTCCGGAAATGGAAAAAGTGAGGCATGATTGCCGTTTCAATAATTGCATGCACATCAATGAACCTGGCTGTGCTGTAAAGGCTGCCGTTGAAGAAGGTGTAATTCCGGTGAGCAGGTATGAAAATTATCTTTCTATTATGCATGAGTTGAAGACGGATGAGAGGATTTATGACTGA
- a CDS encoding T9SS type A sorting domain-containing protein: MRSTLLTLILIFTSHHVAFSQPDYYYYNPVDAGVNDYYFYGGLCNKFLFIYTQDELASTGMNAPVEIHSIWLKSNIFYNLAIQDLKITLGHTTLNVPVNTFADNFNAGTASIVLDEPLFNYTVTGAPWNDPPTGWSEIPLTTPFSYNFSDNLAIQFEFSNCNYPIPLYANNGGAPVTVFTDIYGGNVANTSTARKMIGFSTGSVSPLAIEASDSSICEKFCVNFTDVSTNSPTSWQWSFEGGFPATDTSANPVGICYTEPGTYDVTLITGNASGTDTLFLNDFITVFPTPPFPVITQDGYELTCNSFQTYQWQLNTVDIPGATNQSFTASQTGFYTVLAGDSNGCKNSATQYVTITGISNVETDNGINVYPNPSSGVVNIELLRSSPAGTLSLDIKNIFGQTVYHWQKNSPIAEIRELQFSSETSGIFFLEVKAGDAHYQAKFVISR; the protein is encoded by the coding sequence ATGAGATCCACACTATTGACACTAATACTGATTTTTACCAGCCATCACGTAGCTTTTTCTCAACCGGATTATTATTATTACAACCCTGTTGACGCGGGCGTTAATGATTATTATTTCTATGGAGGACTTTGTAATAAATTCCTGTTTATATATACCCAGGATGAATTAGCTTCCACAGGTATGAATGCACCAGTTGAGATTCATTCCATCTGGCTGAAGTCAAATATCTTTTACAACCTGGCCATTCAGGATTTGAAGATCACTTTGGGACATACTACATTAAATGTTCCGGTCAATACATTCGCCGATAATTTTAATGCCGGCACTGCAAGCATCGTGCTTGATGAACCACTATTTAATTATACAGTAACCGGTGCGCCATGGAATGATCCGCCAACCGGTTGGTCAGAAATTCCATTAACAACACCCTTTAGTTACAACTTCTCTGATAATCTTGCTATTCAGTTTGAATTTTCTAACTGTAATTATCCTATTCCATTATATGCCAACAATGGCGGAGCGCCAGTCACCGTGTTTACGGATATATATGGAGGTAATGTTGCTAATACAAGCACTGCCCGTAAGATGATCGGTTTCAGCACAGGTTCCGTTTCACCACTTGCCATTGAAGCATCTGATTCATCTATCTGCGAAAAATTTTGTGTGAATTTTACTGATGTTTCTACCAATAGTCCAACATCCTGGCAATGGAGCTTTGAAGGTGGCTTTCCTGCAACCGATACCTCCGCAAATCCTGTTGGCATTTGTTATACGGAGCCTGGTACATATGACGTAACACTCATTACCGGTAATGCTTCCGGGACTGATACGCTTTTCTTAAACGACTTCATTACCGTTTTTCCAACACCGCCATTTCCGGTTATTACGCAGGATGGATATGAGCTAACCTGCAATTCTTTTCAAACGTATCAATGGCAACTGAATACGGTAGATATTCCGGGTGCTACCAATCAATCTTTTACAGCTTCGCAAACGGGATTTTATACTGTGCTGGCAGGTGATTCCAATGGCTGCAAAAACTCAGCAACACAATATGTAACGATCACCGGCATCAGCAACGTTGAAACAGACAATGGCATTAACGTATATCCCAATCCATCATCAGGCGTTGTAAATATTGAACTGTTGCGTTCCAGCCCTGCAGGAACGCTATCACTCGACATCAAAAACATTTTTGGTCAAACCGTTTATCATTGGCAGAAAAATAGTCCGATCGCGGAAATAAGGGAACTTCAGTTCAGCAGTGAAACAAGTGGAATATTTTTCCTGGAAGTAAAGGCAGGAGATGCACACTATCAGGCTAAATTTGTGATCAGCAGGTAG
- the rfaE2 gene encoding D-glycero-beta-D-manno-heptose 1-phosphate adenylyltransferase: MNYLPVIQQKIIAIPELNRMIAVWHLKSKKVVFTNGCFDIIHAGHIHLLTTARSFGDILIVGLNTDASIGKIKPGRPLQDEQSRAMIMASFDFIDAVILFDEETPYELIKAIQPDILVKGGDYTPETVVGKDVVEKNGGRIELVKYLDGFSTTNIIAKIRAMK; encoded by the coding sequence ATGAATTATCTGCCTGTGATCCAACAAAAAATTATCGCAATTCCTGAATTGAACAGAATGATTGCGGTCTGGCACCTGAAGAGCAAGAAAGTGGTTTTTACGAATGGTTGTTTCGACATCATTCATGCAGGCCATATTCATTTACTTACTACTGCAAGATCATTCGGAGATATTTTAATTGTAGGATTGAATACGGATGCATCAATTGGCAAAATCAAACCCGGACGCCCATTACAGGATGAACAATCACGTGCGATGATCATGGCTTCCTTTGATTTTATTGATGCAGTTATTTTGTTTGACGAAGAAACACCTTATGAGCTGATCAAAGCTATACAGCCCGATATATTGGTAAAAGGCGGCGACTATACACCTGAAACGGTGGTTGGAAAAGACGTGGTGGAAAAAAATGGTGGCCGCATTGAACTGGTAAAATATTTGGATGGGTTTTCGACTACGAATATTATTGCGAAGATCAGAGCTATGAAATGA
- a CDS encoding D-tyrosyl-tRNA(Tyr) deacylase, whose translation MRALIQRVTKASVAIDGKVHSQIGAGLLVLLGIEDADGDEDINWLSAKIANLRIFDDESGVMNHSLKDMDGEVLLVSQFTLHAAVKKGNRPSYIKAAKPEVAVPLYEKLLQQLELELAKNIATGVFGAMMKVELLNDGPVTIWIDTKNRE comes from the coding sequence ATGAGAGCTCTGATTCAACGCGTAACCAAAGCATCCGTTGCCATCGATGGAAAAGTGCATTCACAAATAGGTGCAGGTTTGCTGGTGCTATTGGGAATTGAAGATGCAGATGGTGATGAAGATATTAACTGGCTTTCAGCCAAAATCGCAAATCTGCGCATCTTTGACGATGAAAGCGGCGTAATGAATCACTCGCTGAAAGATATGGATGGAGAAGTACTGCTGGTGAGTCAGTTTACATTGCATGCTGCTGTAAAAAAGGGAAACCGGCCATCATATATCAAAGCAGCGAAACCTGAGGTTGCTGTTCCACTTTATGAAAAATTACTGCAACAGCTTGAATTGGAACTTGCTAAAAACATAGCAACGGGTGTATTTGGTGCGATGATGAAAGTTGAATTGCTGAATGATGGCCCGGTTACCATTTGGATCGATACCAAAAACAGAGAATGA
- a CDS encoding pantoate--beta-alanine ligase, which produces MIKFTSATAVNNYVAWVRASGKSIGFVPTMGALHAGHLSLITRASMENDLVICSIFVNPVQFNDPKDLEKYPRPIEKDIEMLIDSGCDLLFLPGITDVYPEGLQQLKNYELGHLESFLEGASRPGHFNGVANVVDRFLQIVHPDRLYLGQKDFQQVKVLERLVELQHYSTHIIICSILREENGLAMSSRNIRLSAEQREKAAIISQTLFFANQHFWEYVPETLKIESIRRIETMQDAKVDYFEFCDTQTFRIIHDWKEAQHIVAVTAVMVGNVRLLDNMMMR; this is translated from the coding sequence GTGATCAAGTTTACATCAGCAACCGCCGTAAATAATTATGTAGCATGGGTAAGGGCTTCCGGTAAATCAATCGGCTTTGTGCCCACCATGGGAGCATTGCATGCTGGCCATCTTTCGCTGATTACGCGTGCCAGCATGGAAAACGACCTTGTGATCTGCAGCATTTTTGTAAATCCGGTGCAGTTCAACGATCCCAAAGACCTTGAAAAATATCCAAGACCGATTGAAAAGGATATTGAAATGCTGATCGATTCAGGTTGCGACTTGCTGTTTCTTCCGGGCATCACCGACGTGTATCCGGAAGGGCTGCAGCAATTAAAGAACTACGAACTAGGACATCTTGAGTCCTTCCTCGAAGGCGCATCAAGGCCCGGTCATTTTAATGGTGTTGCCAATGTGGTGGATCGTTTCTTACAAATTGTACATCCGGACAGGCTTTATCTTGGTCAAAAAGATTTTCAGCAGGTTAAAGTGCTGGAAAGATTGGTGGAACTTCAGCACTATTCCACGCATATCATCATCTGTTCTATTTTACGGGAAGAAAATGGACTTGCGATGAGTTCAAGAAATATCCGGCTTTCAGCAGAGCAGCGTGAAAAGGCAGCAATCATTTCCCAAACACTTTTTTTCGCGAATCAGCACTTTTGGGAATATGTTCCTGAAACATTAAAGATAGAATCGATCAGGCGCATTGAAACCATGCAGGACGCAAAAGTTGACTACTTCGAATTTTGTGATACCCAAACATTCCGAATCATTCATGACTGGAAAGAAGCACAGCATATTGTAGCAGTAACAGCAGTGATGGTTGGAAATGTGCGGCTGCTGGATAATATGATGATGCGGTAG